The Thermoanaerobaculum aquaticum genome includes a window with the following:
- a CDS encoding class I SAM-dependent methyltransferase: MPKAQWGEDAEFFGPRHGARESRILRLLADTKPGLHLECAAGLGSLSRALAARGFRVVAVDASLKSLAVARKLAGAGAFFPVVADACRLPFRPGTFSSATSAETLEHLPEDSQALSEFARVLQEGGVLAGSVPHDPKQWSAWDEWAGHVRRYRQEELLEKLAQAGFRARVTDWGFPLVRLYDAVFLRRVNRRRLEISGPAAGDPKLRWVARIGRWRWVVAAVRWLFAFDSLFEGSGRGVGLLFFAQKAAGPKVN; encoded by the coding sequence GATCCTCCGTTTGCTGGCTGACACTAAGCCCGGTTTGCATTTGGAGTGCGCTGCCGGTCTCGGTTCGTTGAGCCGGGCTCTGGCGGCCCGGGGCTTTCGTGTGGTGGCGGTGGATGCTTCCCTGAAGTCGTTGGCCGTGGCCAGAAAGCTGGCCGGAGCTGGGGCGTTTTTCCCGGTGGTTGCCGATGCTTGCCGGCTACCCTTTCGCCCCGGCACCTTTTCTTCGGCCACTTCGGCGGAAACCCTGGAGCACCTCCCCGAGGACTCGCAGGCCCTGTCGGAGTTTGCCCGGGTGTTGCAGGAAGGGGGGGTGCTGGCGGGGAGCGTGCCCCACGATCCCAAGCAGTGGTCGGCTTGGGACGAATGGGCCGGGCATGTACGCCGTTACCGGCAGGAGGAGCTTTTGGAAAAGCTTGCGCAAGCAGGCTTCCGTGCCCGCGTTACGGATTGGGGCTTTCCTCTGGTTCGGCTTTACGACGCGGTTTTCCTCCGCCGGGTGAACCGCCGGCGCCTGGAGATTTCCGGACCTGCAGCTGGGGACCCCAAGCTCCGCTGGGTGGCAAGAATCGGGCGCTGGCGTTGGGTGGTGGCGGCGGTGCGCTGGCTTTTTGCGTTTGACAGCCTTTTTGAGGGTTCGGGCCGGGGCGTGGGCTTGTTGTTTTTTGCTCAGAAGGCTGCTGGCCCGAAGGTAAACTAA